The Chloroflexota bacterium genome includes a region encoding these proteins:
- a CDS encoding glycoside hydrolase family 15 protein, with product MSYLPIDQYGVIGDLHTAALVGRNGSIDWLCLPRFDSPSLFAAILDDRIGGRFRICASGELTTRQLYVPDTNVLITRFVTPDGIAELYDCMPIEHDRPGEHSVPHDLVRVIHGVRGTVPLELLCQPAFDYARASHSVREIQHGCVFTADTPAQERVSLLSSVPLTLDDLSARAEFTIHEGEWAGFVLEWVDDRHPMTSLPPTVTLRHTVQATVDFWQRWLGGSTYRGRWREQVGRSALALKLLTYAPTGAIIAAPTMGLPEAIGGPRNWDYRYSWVRDSSFIVYALMRIGFVEEAARYIDFLTSKCLDVAAGEPLRVVYRIDGSNDLGEIHLDHLEGYRGSRPVRVGNAAVDQLQLDIFGELMDSIYLYDKYGAPISYDVWKSLTGMLNWLCDHWQLPDDGVWEVRGGRQHFVFSRMMCWVAFDRALRMANKRGLPAPRDRWEAARTAIYEETMAHGYNHEIGAFVQHYGARYLDAANLLMPLVKFVAPTDPRMLNTIDATRKLLVSDSLVYRYDPDCAAPDGLRGDEGAFSLCTFWWVEALTRAGYLREARLTFEKMLTYANPLGLYAEELGHSAEALGNFPQGFTHLALISAAFNLDRALDDPRLASSRLEAPLLGPA from the coding sequence ATGAGTTATCTCCCGATTGACCAGTATGGCGTCATCGGCGATCTGCACACGGCGGCGCTGGTGGGGCGGAACGGCTCGATAGACTGGCTGTGCCTGCCGCGCTTCGATTCGCCGTCGCTGTTCGCCGCGATTCTTGACGACCGTATCGGCGGGCGCTTTCGGATCTGCGCCAGTGGCGAGCTGACCACCCGCCAACTGTACGTGCCGGACACCAACGTCCTGATCACGCGATTCGTGACCCCGGACGGCATCGCCGAGTTGTACGACTGCATGCCCATCGAGCATGACCGGCCCGGCGAGCACAGTGTCCCGCACGATCTGGTGCGGGTGATTCACGGCGTCCGTGGGACGGTGCCACTTGAGCTGCTGTGCCAGCCGGCGTTCGACTATGCCCGCGCCAGCCACTCGGTCCGCGAGATCCAGCACGGCTGCGTCTTCACGGCTGATACGCCAGCCCAGGAGCGCGTCAGCCTGCTCTCGAGCGTGCCGCTCACGCTCGACGATCTGAGTGCCCGCGCGGAGTTCACCATCCACGAAGGCGAGTGGGCCGGCTTCGTGCTGGAGTGGGTCGACGACCGCCACCCCATGACCTCACTGCCGCCCACGGTGACCTTGCGACACACCGTTCAGGCGACGGTCGATTTCTGGCAGCGCTGGCTCGGCGGCTCGACCTATCGCGGGCGCTGGCGAGAGCAGGTCGGACGGTCGGCGCTGGCCCTCAAACTGCTGACCTACGCCCCGACCGGCGCGATCATCGCCGCACCGACGATGGGCCTGCCCGAGGCCATCGGCGGGCCGCGCAACTGGGACTACCGGTACAGCTGGGTCCGCGACAGCAGTTTCATCGTGTACGCCCTGATGCGGATCGGGTTCGTCGAGGAAGCGGCGCGGTACATCGACTTCCTGACCTCGAAGTGTCTCGACGTGGCGGCCGGCGAGCCGCTGCGCGTGGTCTACCGTATCGATGGCTCGAATGACCTGGGCGAGATACACCTGGATCATCTCGAAGGGTATCGAGGCTCGCGGCCGGTGCGCGTGGGCAATGCCGCTGTCGATCAGCTCCAGCTCGACATCTTCGGCGAGTTGATGGACTCGATCTACCTGTACGACAAGTACGGCGCGCCGATCTCCTACGACGTGTGGAAGAGCCTGACGGGCATGCTCAACTGGCTGTGCGACCACTGGCAGCTTCCGGACGACGGCGTCTGGGAGGTCCGAGGCGGGCGGCAGCACTTTGTGTTCTCGCGGATGATGTGCTGGGTGGCGTTTGACCGCGCGCTGCGGATGGCGAACAAGCGCGGCTTGCCGGCCCCACGCGACCGCTGGGAGGCGGCCCGCACGGCGATCTACGAAGAGACGATGGCCCACGGGTACAACCATGAGATCGGGGCGTTCGTGCAGCACTACGGAGCCAGGTATCTCGATGCTGCCAACCTGCTGATGCCGCTGGTGAAGTTCGTCGCGCCCACCGACCCGAGGATGCTCAACACGATCGACGCGACGCGCAAGCTGCTGGTGAGTGACTCGCTGGTGTACCGCTACGATCCCGACTGCGCCGCGCCCGACGGTCTGCGCGGCGACGAAGGTGCGTTTTCGTTGTGCACCTTCTGGTGGGTCGAGGCGCTGACCCGGGCCGGCTATCTGCGCGAGGCGCGCCTGACGTTCGAGAAGATGCTGACCTACGCCAACCCGCT
- a CDS encoding BMP family ABC transporter substrate-binding protein has product MPRLRFLTALLVLALTLVACSTPTATAPTVKPAEPAKPAAPASPAAAAPASSPAASAATASPAASAGASPAAAAASPAASPAAVSPPASGKRLRVGLVTDVGKVDDKSFNQSAWEGVQRVQRELGAEVKFLETTDPKDYAKNIDQFAQDGYDVIVTVGFAIGQATQEAAAKYKNVKFIGVDQFQQNTTDNLAGLIFDEDKAGYLAGALAGLLTRTNVVAGVLGTDLVPPVVKFGKGYEAGAKAVKPEIRVIMAYHPGGLARGFSDPDWGKNTTVQMIQQQADVIFGAGGNTGNGALLGATERNVLAIGVDTDQWETLPQVRPVLVSSAMKLITPGVFDLVKSVQDGTFKSGNQTGQVGLAPFHDNASKVPDAAQARLKEIDAGLKSGAVRTGVTLP; this is encoded by the coding sequence ATGCCCCGCCTCCGTTTCCTGACCGCCTTGCTGGTGCTTGCGCTGACGCTGGTGGCCTGCTCCACCCCGACGGCAACCGCGCCTACGGTGAAGCCAGCCGAACCGGCCAAGCCCGCGGCGCCAGCCTCGCCGGCGGCTGCCGCGCCAGCCTCGTCGCCGGCAGCGTCGGCTGCCACTGCCAGTCCGGCCGCGTCGGCAGGGGCCTCCCCGGCCGCTGCAGCGGCATCGCCGGCCGCCAGCCCGGCGGCGGTGAGCCCGCCCGCCAGCGGCAAGCGGCTGCGCGTCGGCCTCGTCACCGACGTCGGCAAGGTCGACGACAAGAGCTTCAATCAGTCGGCCTGGGAGGGCGTCCAGCGGGTGCAGCGCGAGCTGGGCGCTGAGGTCAAGTTCCTGGAGACGACCGACCCGAAGGACTATGCCAAGAACATCGACCAGTTCGCGCAGGACGGCTACGACGTGATTGTGACTGTCGGGTTCGCCATCGGGCAGGCGACCCAGGAAGCAGCGGCAAAGTACAAGAACGTCAAGTTCATCGGCGTGGATCAGTTCCAGCAGAACACCACGGACAACCTGGCGGGCCTGATCTTCGACGAGGACAAGGCTGGCTACCTGGCGGGCGCGCTCGCCGGGCTCCTGACCAGGACCAACGTGGTCGCCGGCGTGCTCGGCACCGACCTCGTGCCGCCGGTCGTCAAGTTCGGCAAGGGGTACGAGGCTGGCGCGAAGGCGGTGAAGCCGGAGATTCGCGTCATCATGGCCTACCATCCTGGCGGCCTCGCCCGGGGCTTCAGCGATCCCGACTGGGGCAAGAACACCACCGTTCAGATGATCCAGCAGCAGGCTGACGTGATCTTCGGCGCCGGCGGCAACACCGGCAACGGCGCGCTGCTCGGCGCGACGGAGCGCAACGTCCTGGCCATCGGCGTGGATACCGACCAGTGGGAGACGCTGCCCCAGGTGCGGCCGGTCCTGGTCTCCAGCGCGATGAAGCTGATCACGCCGGGCGTCTTCGACCTCGTCAAGAGCGTGCAGGATGGCACGTTCAAGAGCGGCAACCAGACCGGGCAGGTCGGCCTCGCGCCGTTCCATGACAACGCCTCGAAGGTGCCTGATGCGGCGCAGGCTCGCCTGAAGGAGATCGACGCCGGCCTCAAGAGCGGCGCTGTCCGCACCGGCGTGACCCTCCCCTAG